In one window of Paenarthrobacter nicotinovorans DNA:
- a CDS encoding Cof-type HAD-IIB family hydrolase, with the protein MTQPFPGTDRAAARTEPALALLLDVDGPIASPVTRDVKPDIIADMVALASAGIPVIFNTGRSDAFIAQQVMEPMIAAGMPANTVIHAICEKGAVWFSYTADGPGPIHVDRELAVPKAYGDDIRRLVAEDYSAHMFFDETKRAMVSVEQHLNVASADYLAEQKLFDADALGIMERHGLSAAILDHHAPGSDDTADYRLDPTIISTDIESVRLGKDLGASRAVELLAAQGITPLSWRTVGDSRTDYAMADWLHHNDHDVKHVDVRPADGIPVKPYTILTAADLDLTEDVIHDDAGGAFLRSWREALAI; encoded by the coding sequence ATGACCCAACCGTTCCCAGGTACTGACCGTGCCGCTGCCCGCACCGAGCCCGCACTGGCCCTGCTGCTGGACGTCGATGGCCCCATAGCCAGCCCTGTGACGCGCGACGTCAAACCGGACATCATCGCCGACATGGTGGCACTTGCCTCAGCCGGAATCCCGGTCATCTTCAACACGGGCCGCTCGGACGCGTTCATCGCCCAGCAGGTCATGGAACCCATGATCGCCGCCGGCATGCCCGCCAACACGGTGATCCACGCCATTTGCGAGAAGGGAGCCGTGTGGTTCAGCTACACCGCTGACGGCCCCGGACCCATCCACGTGGACCGCGAGCTCGCGGTACCGAAGGCCTACGGCGACGATATCCGCCGGCTGGTGGCCGAGGATTACTCCGCCCACATGTTCTTCGATGAGACAAAACGCGCCATGGTTTCCGTGGAGCAACACCTGAACGTAGCCAGCGCGGATTACCTGGCTGAACAGAAACTCTTCGACGCCGACGCCCTGGGCATCATGGAACGGCACGGCCTCAGTGCCGCCATCCTGGACCATCACGCGCCCGGATCCGATGACACTGCAGACTACCGTCTGGACCCCACCATCATCTCCACGGACATCGAGTCCGTGCGCCTGGGCAAGGACCTTGGAGCAAGCCGGGCCGTTGAACTCCTGGCCGCCCAGGGCATCACCCCGCTCTCCTGGCGCACCGTGGGAGATTCCCGGACGGACTACGCCATGGCAGACTGGCTACACCACAACGATCATGACGTGAAGCACGTAGATGTCCGGCCCGCGGACGGCATACCGGTAAAGCCCTACACCATCCTGACTGCCGCAGACCTTGACCTTACAGAGGACGTGATCCACGACGACGCCGGCGGAGCGTTCCTCCGCAGCTGGCGCGAGGCCCTGGCCATCTAG
- a CDS encoding type II toxin-antitoxin system VapB family antitoxin has product MIFKAVGEGRPYPDHGYSAPRDWAALPPRPVRLDDLVTTKRTLDLEALLAEDSTFFGDLFPHVVQYQGVMYLEDGLHRAVRTALHQRTAIHARVLVIDG; this is encoded by the coding sequence GTGATCTTCAAAGCTGTGGGCGAGGGACGCCCGTACCCTGACCATGGATACTCCGCGCCCAGGGACTGGGCTGCCCTGCCCCCGCGCCCTGTCCGCCTGGACGATCTGGTCACCACCAAGCGGACCTTGGACCTGGAGGCATTGCTGGCGGAGGACTCCACTTTCTTTGGCGATCTGTTCCCGCACGTGGTCCAGTACCAGGGCGTGATGTACCTCGAGGACGGTCTTCACCGGGCGGTCCGCACGGCGCTGCACCAAAGGACTGCCATCCACGCACGTGTATTGGTCATCGATGGCTAG
- a CDS encoding LytR C-terminal domain-containing protein → MTQLHGHRVVTGPELRATFADDAPVRRGSFGRRLFHGIVLVVLLGVIAAGAVGAWAVMNGVIKVPTAIASKAPTSLCPSTTFDYVPNNTVRLNVLNATSRGGLAATVADQFTARGYTVASVGNSDTTYSGIGVVVSGVKGQAAAFNIQRNLAGTDYFQDNREDESVDVIITPGYEGLVEPQLVDQTPGKLLCPREELRIADNSKWPIIPTRPAG, encoded by the coding sequence GTGACGCAGCTCCATGGCCACCGTGTTGTGACGGGGCCGGAGCTACGGGCAACCTTTGCCGACGACGCCCCGGTCCGGCGAGGCAGCTTCGGGCGTCGTTTGTTCCACGGCATTGTCCTGGTGGTGTTGCTCGGAGTGATCGCCGCGGGAGCAGTTGGTGCCTGGGCGGTCATGAACGGCGTCATCAAAGTCCCGACGGCGATTGCCAGCAAAGCCCCCACCAGCCTGTGCCCTTCCACCACTTTCGACTACGTGCCCAACAACACCGTGCGGCTCAACGTCCTCAATGCCACGTCCCGCGGTGGACTCGCGGCAACGGTAGCCGACCAGTTCACTGCCCGTGGATACACAGTGGCGTCCGTGGGCAACAGTGACACCACATATTCAGGCATCGGCGTGGTGGTGTCCGGGGTCAAGGGCCAAGCAGCCGCCTTCAACATCCAGCGCAACCTGGCGGGGACTGACTATTTCCAGGACAACCGCGAAGACGAATCGGTGGACGTCATCATCACCCCGGGTTATGAGGGCCTGGTGGAGCCGCAGCTGGTGGATCAGACTCCCGGCAAGCTCCTCTGTCCGCGTGAGGAACTGCGGATCGCGGACAACTCCAAGTGGCCCATCATCCCCACACGACCTGCAGGCTGA
- a CDS encoding TetR/AcrR family transcriptional regulator codes for MPRITAPTNAAQRAETQRRILTAFGELLFTHGLPGLTMTDVARHAGVGRTAVYNYYADMEQLLIAYALDETERFIVDLRESLAALQNPVDRLALYVRAQVEDLSRRHLPPGPAMAAVLSPGSFAKLADHVGDLNALLEDILRDGVHQGYLPDIDVTQLARLIHGTLSASAARRNRTPDGGTPPPPPASDVGLLAAQEAQTAQTVRFIQLGAGARFDDAGRPVLLATATPTV; via the coding sequence ATGCCCAGGATCACGGCCCCCACGAACGCTGCCCAACGCGCCGAGACCCAACGTCGGATTCTCACGGCCTTCGGCGAGCTCCTCTTCACCCATGGCCTGCCCGGATTGACCATGACCGATGTCGCCCGCCATGCAGGCGTTGGCCGCACAGCGGTCTACAACTATTACGCGGACATGGAGCAGCTCCTCATCGCGTACGCCCTGGACGAGACCGAACGTTTCATCGTCGACCTCCGGGAATCCCTGGCCGCGCTCCAGAACCCGGTGGACCGGCTGGCCCTCTACGTCCGCGCGCAGGTGGAGGACCTCAGCCGACGCCACCTGCCGCCGGGTCCGGCCATGGCAGCCGTCCTCTCCCCCGGCTCCTTTGCCAAGCTCGCAGACCACGTGGGCGACCTCAACGCCTTGCTCGAGGACATCCTCCGGGATGGCGTCCACCAGGGCTACCTTCCGGACATCGACGTCACCCAGCTCGCGCGGCTCATCCACGGCACACTGTCGGCAAGTGCCGCGCGACGCAACCGGACGCCCGACGGCGGGACTCCCCCGCCGCCCCCGGCCTCCGACGTCGGGCTTCTTGCCGCGCAAGAGGCGCAGACAGCGCAGACTGTGCGTTTCATCCAGTTGGGTGCGGGTGCGCGTTTCGACGACGCCGGCAGGCCGGTCCTGCTGGCCACCGCTACCCCAACTGTTTAG
- a CDS encoding LacI family DNA-binding transcriptional regulator translates to MRATVKDVARRAGVSPKTVSNVMNGIVPVSGPTRLRVEQAMQELDYVPNLSARGLRNGRSGVIGLALPNLGTPFSAELAQSLVEVAHARGWSVQIEETGSDPQREQELMTRARANLIDGLILNPVVLDESAVRVGVALPPVVLLGEVSQELADRVFVDSFAAARDMTLALARPGRRRIAVLGINQGRKSATAIQRTQGYEAALRSLGIPWDESLMIACDEWTPGSAAESVMRYLDSNPLPEALFCFTDSMALGALNALWKRGVRVPEDIAVAGFDDIADGRFAVPSLTTVSFDKRMIASEALRLLTERMADRGHGQRIVSVPYSIEERDSTR, encoded by the coding sequence TTGCGCGCAACGGTCAAAGACGTAGCGCGCCGCGCGGGGGTCTCACCCAAAACGGTCTCGAATGTCATGAACGGAATCGTTCCGGTGAGTGGACCTACGCGGCTGAGGGTTGAGCAGGCCATGCAGGAGCTGGACTACGTCCCCAACCTCTCGGCCCGTGGACTGCGCAATGGACGCTCGGGTGTGATCGGCCTGGCATTGCCCAACCTCGGCACCCCGTTCTCTGCGGAACTCGCCCAAAGCCTCGTTGAAGTTGCCCATGCCCGGGGCTGGAGCGTGCAGATTGAAGAAACCGGTTCCGACCCCCAACGGGAACAGGAACTGATGACACGCGCGCGGGCCAACCTGATCGATGGCCTGATCCTGAATCCTGTTGTTCTCGATGAGAGTGCCGTGCGGGTGGGTGTGGCGTTGCCTCCGGTGGTCCTGTTGGGTGAGGTGTCGCAAGAACTCGCCGACCGCGTTTTTGTGGACAGCTTTGCCGCGGCCCGGGATATGACCTTGGCCCTGGCCCGCCCGGGGCGGCGCCGCATAGCGGTACTGGGCATCAACCAGGGAAGGAAATCGGCCACCGCCATCCAACGGACCCAGGGATATGAGGCAGCCCTGCGCTCCCTGGGCATCCCGTGGGATGAATCCCTCATGATCGCCTGCGATGAATGGACGCCTGGCTCCGCGGCGGAGTCCGTCATGCGGTATCTCGACAGCAACCCGCTGCCGGAGGCACTCTTCTGCTTCACGGATTCAATGGCCCTTGGTGCCTTGAACGCTTTGTGGAAGCGCGGCGTGCGGGTTCCCGAAGACATTGCTGTGGCCGGTTTTGACGATATTGCCGATGGCCGGTTCGCTGTACCGTCGCTCACCACCGTGTCCTTTGACAAGCGCATGATCGCTTCCGAGGCGTTGCGCCTGCTCACCGAACGTATGGCGGACAGGGGCCATGGACAGCGCATAGTGTCCGTTCCGTACAGCATCGAAGAGCGGGACAGCACCCGATAG
- a CDS encoding extracellular solute-binding protein, with protein sequence MKQFESLTGRSLSRRQLLTGSALLGGGLLATGLTGCGGSAGAAAVPTINFWHLLSGGDGTKMQAMIANANSANPGFKVHPTVLAWGPPYYTKLAMASAGGRPPEVAIMHASRVPGYAPGGLIEPWDLGLLAENGITPENFAPRIWEKSQQDGKVFSLALDSHPFIMFYNTDIAGKAGLLESNGLLQEVNSPDGFKAMALEMQKVTKAHGLSFGYLNLGSQMWRLFYTLYKQHGAEIVLTPGQPMQADRDAAVESLEFMASLFDDTIAAKGNDINTGIAEFVRGDSGMLFSGGWELPTMKKAKLPVDAATIPTLYGTPASYADSHSFVLPRQLAVDEEKRKDAYKFVSDILKGSLSWAEAGHIPAYQPVVQSQAYRELTPQVHYANAADIIAYDPEAWFSGSGSDWQNYFAEYIQNVLLGRSKAAEGWDGFVARTNDLLSRPNPV encoded by the coding sequence GTGAAGCAGTTTGAATCTTTGACCGGGAGAAGTTTGTCCCGGAGACAGTTATTGACAGGCTCGGCGCTGCTGGGCGGCGGGCTTTTGGCCACGGGCCTCACAGGATGCGGCGGATCGGCGGGAGCCGCGGCCGTCCCGACCATCAACTTCTGGCACCTCCTCTCCGGAGGAGACGGCACCAAGATGCAGGCCATGATCGCCAACGCCAACAGCGCCAATCCGGGCTTCAAGGTCCACCCCACGGTGTTGGCCTGGGGACCGCCCTACTACACCAAGCTGGCCATGGCATCGGCCGGCGGACGGCCGCCGGAAGTAGCCATCATGCATGCCAGCCGGGTTCCCGGCTACGCCCCCGGCGGCCTCATCGAGCCCTGGGACCTGGGCCTGCTGGCAGAGAACGGCATCACGCCGGAGAACTTTGCCCCGCGTATCTGGGAAAAGAGCCAGCAGGACGGAAAGGTGTTCTCGCTCGCACTGGACTCCCACCCGTTCATCATGTTCTACAACACGGACATCGCCGGTAAAGCGGGGCTCCTGGAAAGCAACGGCCTCTTGCAGGAAGTGAACTCGCCGGACGGATTCAAAGCCATGGCACTGGAGATGCAAAAAGTCACCAAGGCCCACGGCCTCTCCTTCGGATACCTGAACCTCGGCTCGCAAATGTGGCGCCTGTTCTACACGCTCTACAAGCAGCACGGGGCCGAGATCGTACTGACTCCAGGCCAGCCCATGCAGGCCGACAGGGACGCTGCCGTTGAGTCACTGGAATTCATGGCGTCGCTCTTTGATGACACGATCGCGGCCAAGGGCAACGACATCAACACCGGCATCGCCGAGTTTGTCAGGGGCGACTCGGGAATGCTCTTCAGCGGCGGCTGGGAACTGCCCACCATGAAGAAGGCCAAGCTTCCGGTTGACGCTGCCACCATCCCGACGCTCTACGGGACGCCCGCGTCGTACGCCGATTCGCATTCCTTCGTGCTTCCACGGCAACTCGCGGTGGATGAAGAAAAACGCAAGGACGCCTACAAGTTCGTCAGCGACATCCTCAAGGGTTCGTTGTCGTGGGCCGAGGCGGGGCACATCCCGGCATACCAGCCCGTAGTGCAGTCGCAGGCATACCGGGAACTCACCCCTCAAGTCCACTATGCCAACGCCGCAGACATCATCGCTTACGACCCCGAGGCCTGGTTCAGCGGATCAGGCTCGGACTGGCAGAACTATTTTGCCGAGTACATCCAGAACGTACTTCTGGGACGCAGCAAAGCAGCTGAGGGGTGGGACGGTTTCGTGGCCCGCACCAACGACCTTCTATCCCGGCCCAACCCGGTCTGA
- a CDS encoding carbohydrate ABC transporter permease → MSSSTVSRQTSQVRTKPTPGTKTGPSLRNSRDNVSGWTFAAPFLVFFLVFLVWPILYGFYMSLTGKSLTGANDVLIGFSNYSEAFADAGMWRSLGNTLYFTVISTVPLVLVALVMAALLNIGLPAQWLWRLSYFAPFLLASTVVSLFFVWMYNPQLGLINDFLSKFGIPKIGWLNDPNVAMWSIVIATLWWTVGFNFLLYLAAMQNIPAQHYEAASLDGAGAWRQFFSITLPQLTPTTVMIVLLQILASLKVFDQIYQMTSGGPGGSTRPVVQYIFETGFTGYRLGYSAAISYIFFGLIVLVSALQFVITRRRSA, encoded by the coding sequence ATGAGTTCCTCTACAGTGTCCCGGCAGACCAGCCAAGTACGGACAAAACCCACTCCCGGCACCAAGACCGGGCCCTCCCTGCGCAACAGCAGGGACAACGTGAGCGGCTGGACCTTCGCTGCGCCGTTCCTCGTCTTCTTCCTCGTGTTCCTTGTATGGCCAATCCTGTACGGCTTCTATATGAGCCTGACGGGCAAATCCCTCACGGGAGCCAACGACGTCCTCATTGGATTTTCCAACTACTCCGAGGCCTTTGCCGATGCCGGTATGTGGCGTTCCCTGGGAAACACGCTCTATTTCACCGTGATCAGCACCGTGCCATTGGTGCTGGTGGCGTTGGTGATGGCTGCGCTGTTGAACATCGGCCTTCCCGCCCAGTGGCTTTGGCGGCTTTCCTACTTCGCGCCCTTCCTTCTGGCATCCACGGTTGTCTCCCTGTTCTTCGTCTGGATGTACAACCCGCAGCTCGGACTGATCAACGATTTCCTGTCCAAGTTCGGCATCCCGAAGATCGGGTGGCTCAACGATCCCAATGTGGCCATGTGGTCGATCGTGATTGCAACGCTCTGGTGGACCGTGGGATTCAATTTCCTTCTGTACTTGGCGGCAATGCAAAACATTCCCGCTCAGCACTATGAGGCAGCATCGCTGGACGGCGCCGGAGCCTGGCGGCAGTTCTTCTCCATCACGCTGCCACAGCTCACCCCCACCACGGTGATGATCGTGCTGCTCCAGATCCTCGCTTCCCTGAAGGTCTTCGACCAGATCTACCAGATGACGTCCGGCGGTCCGGGCGGATCGACCAGGCCCGTGGTTCAGTACATCTTCGAAACCGGGTTTACCGGATACCGGCTGGGATACTCCGCAGCCATCTCCTACATCTTCTTCGGACTGATCGTGCTGGTCTCTGCCTTGCAGTTCGTCATCACCCGCCGCAGGAGTGCATAG
- a CDS encoding carbohydrate ABC transporter permease, which translates to MANTTLTRSIPRSTAGQVIRQPRKKLTVGKAAAVVVAAVLAVLWLVPFAWATVTAFKSEADASASKVSWIPPSGFTFDAFANVFQAGNIPLWTWNSLYTSAAITLITLVISALIAYALSRIEFKGKKVLMTAIIASIIVPPPVLMIPLFYQMLAFKMIDTPWAIILPQVIHPAMVFVLKRFFDQIPRELEEAAVMDGASRLRIFMQIILPLSRPILAAVAIFVFIGAWNNFLWPFISTNDDSLLTLPVGLQTIKSAYGVQYAQNMASALLAALPLIVVFLFFQRQIIKGISTTGLAGT; encoded by the coding sequence ATGGCAAATACCACCCTCACCCGATCCATCCCGCGCAGCACTGCCGGCCAGGTCATCCGCCAACCACGCAAGAAGCTGACAGTGGGCAAGGCCGCAGCCGTCGTGGTCGCCGCCGTCCTCGCTGTCCTCTGGTTGGTTCCCTTCGCCTGGGCAACGGTCACCGCCTTCAAATCCGAAGCGGACGCCTCGGCCTCGAAGGTCAGCTGGATCCCGCCGTCGGGCTTTACGTTCGACGCTTTTGCCAACGTCTTCCAAGCCGGCAACATCCCGCTCTGGACATGGAATTCGCTCTACACCTCCGCTGCGATCACCCTCATCACGCTGGTGATCTCCGCCCTCATCGCTTATGCATTGTCCCGGATCGAGTTCAAGGGCAAGAAGGTACTGATGACGGCCATCATCGCCAGCATCATCGTGCCGCCGCCGGTACTCATGATCCCGCTTTTCTACCAAATGCTCGCGTTCAAGATGATCGATACCCCGTGGGCCATCATCCTTCCGCAGGTGATCCACCCCGCCATGGTGTTCGTCCTCAAGAGGTTCTTCGACCAGATTCCGCGTGAACTCGAGGAAGCGGCCGTGATGGACGGGGCCAGCCGGCTCCGGATCTTCATGCAGATCATCCTGCCGTTGTCCCGGCCGATCCTGGCCGCCGTCGCGATCTTTGTGTTCATCGGCGCGTGGAACAACTTCCTGTGGCCGTTCATCTCCACCAACGACGATTCCCTGCTGACCCTTCCGGTGGGCCTGCAGACCATCAAGAGCGCCTACGGCGTGCAGTACGCCCAGAACATGGCGTCGGCGTTGTTGGCCGCGCTGCCGCTGATTGTCGTCTTCCTGTTCTTCCAGCGCCAGATCATCAAGGGCATTTCCACCACAGGACTTGCCGGGACCTGA
- the arfA gene encoding arabinosylfuranosidase ArfA, which yields MSRARITLDRDFTIGEVPRRLFGSFVEHMGRCVYTGIYEPGHPEADEHGFRQDVLKLVKELGATVVRYPGGNFVSGYNWEDGIGPRENRPRRLDGAWHTVETNAFGLHEFVDWSRQAGTEIMEAINLGTKGVEEARAIVEYSNHSGGTYWSDLRAKNGHKDPFDIKLWCLGNEMDGPWQIGHKTADEYGRLAQEAAKAMRYVDPSIELVACGSSNSRMPTFGAWEQTVLTHTYEEVDYVSLHAYYFEEEGDVGSFLASAVDTDYFIESVIATADAVRAKGKHKKHINLSFDEWNVWYQRGRDTEDQLSNIVKAPWREHPRVIEDQYNVTDAVVVGTLLNSLLRHGDRVKIANQAQLVNVIAPILSEENGPAWKQTIFHPFARMAELATGQILRLSVDSDKYSNNRFGDTDLVDVSATWNEETGRVALFFANRGLEEAADVETALRGFDARQVVRAEVLEIPDGGDRFTINSQDQPGRVGLKPLDGVKATGSELRLTLPALSWAVVELEVAKA from the coding sequence ATGTCCCGCGCACGCATCACCCTCGATCGCGACTTCACCATCGGGGAGGTACCCCGCCGGCTCTTCGGCTCCTTCGTGGAGCACATGGGCCGCTGCGTCTACACCGGGATTTACGAACCCGGACACCCGGAGGCTGACGAGCACGGCTTCCGCCAGGACGTCCTCAAGCTCGTCAAGGAACTCGGCGCCACCGTTGTCCGGTACCCCGGCGGCAACTTCGTCTCCGGCTACAACTGGGAAGACGGGATCGGTCCACGGGAAAACAGGCCCCGCCGCCTGGATGGCGCCTGGCACACCGTGGAGACCAACGCCTTTGGACTGCACGAATTCGTGGACTGGTCCAGGCAGGCCGGCACCGAAATCATGGAAGCCATCAATCTGGGCACCAAGGGAGTCGAGGAAGCCCGTGCCATTGTGGAGTACTCCAACCACAGCGGAGGCACGTACTGGTCTGACCTCCGGGCGAAGAACGGCCACAAGGACCCGTTCGACATCAAGCTCTGGTGCCTCGGCAATGAGATGGACGGCCCGTGGCAGATCGGGCACAAGACAGCCGATGAATACGGCCGACTGGCCCAGGAAGCCGCCAAGGCCATGCGATACGTGGATCCGTCCATTGAACTCGTCGCGTGCGGCAGCTCGAATTCCAGGATGCCCACCTTCGGGGCCTGGGAGCAGACCGTCCTCACGCACACCTATGAGGAAGTGGACTATGTGTCCCTCCACGCCTACTACTTCGAGGAGGAGGGCGACGTCGGCAGCTTCCTGGCGTCCGCCGTCGACACCGACTACTTCATTGAGTCAGTGATCGCTACGGCCGATGCCGTCAGGGCCAAGGGCAAGCACAAGAAGCACATTAACCTGTCCTTTGATGAGTGGAACGTCTGGTACCAGCGCGGCCGGGACACCGAGGACCAGCTGAGCAACATCGTCAAGGCTCCGTGGCGCGAACACCCGCGTGTCATCGAGGACCAGTACAACGTGACCGACGCCGTGGTGGTGGGGACCCTGCTCAACTCGCTGCTGCGCCATGGCGACCGGGTAAAGATCGCCAACCAGGCGCAGCTGGTCAACGTGATCGCACCGATCCTTTCCGAGGAAAACGGGCCGGCCTGGAAGCAGACCATTTTCCACCCGTTCGCCCGGATGGCGGAGCTCGCCACAGGACAGATCCTGCGGCTCTCAGTTGATTCGGACAAGTACTCCAACAACCGGTTCGGGGACACCGACCTGGTGGACGTCAGCGCAACGTGGAACGAGGAAACGGGCCGGGTTGCCTTGTTCTTCGCGAACCGCGGCCTGGAGGAAGCGGCCGACGTCGAGACCGCCCTGCGGGGGTTCGACGCCCGGCAGGTGGTCCGCGCCGAGGTCCTGGAAATTCCCGACGGCGGCGACCGCTTCACCATCAACAGCCAGGACCAGCCGGGCCGGGTTGGGCTCAAGCCGCTGGACGGCGTGAAGGCGACTGGTTCGGAGCTGCGCCTGACGCTGCCCGCCTTGTCCTGGGCCGTCGTCGAGCTTGAGGTGGCGAAGGCCTAG
- a CDS encoding DsbA family oxidoreductase gives MKIEIWSDVACPWCYIGKRRFETALAQFPHRDSVDIEWKSYQLDPSVPGHYDGTELDYLSQRKGMAPEQVKQMFAHVTETAKGEGLDYHFDKVVVANSFTAHRLIHLAAGHGRQDAAKERLLSDHFEHGKDIGNQEYLTELGEALGLPAQEVAELFTSDKFTDEVKEDINEARAIGVTGVPFFVIDRKYGISGAQPAELFSQALNQAWQEANPLIPVGASDAEACGPDGCSV, from the coding sequence ATGAAGATTGAGATCTGGTCAGACGTCGCGTGCCCGTGGTGCTACATCGGCAAGCGCCGTTTCGAGACCGCCCTGGCACAGTTCCCCCACCGCGACTCCGTGGACATCGAATGGAAGAGCTACCAGCTGGATCCCTCCGTTCCGGGGCATTATGACGGCACGGAGCTGGACTACCTCAGCCAGCGCAAGGGCATGGCTCCGGAGCAGGTCAAGCAGATGTTCGCGCACGTCACGGAGACCGCCAAGGGCGAAGGCCTGGATTACCACTTCGACAAGGTGGTTGTGGCCAACAGCTTCACCGCCCACCGCCTCATCCACCTGGCTGCCGGCCACGGACGCCAGGACGCCGCCAAGGAACGACTGCTCAGCGACCACTTTGAGCACGGCAAGGACATCGGCAACCAGGAGTACCTGACGGAGCTCGGTGAAGCCCTCGGCCTGCCGGCACAGGAAGTTGCCGAACTCTTCACGTCCGACAAGTTCACGGACGAGGTCAAGGAAGACATCAACGAGGCCCGTGCCATCGGCGTGACCGGCGTTCCGTTTTTCGTGATCGACCGCAAGTACGGCATCTCCGGCGCCCAGCCTGCCGAACTTTTCAGCCAGGCCCTGAACCAGGCATGGCAGGAAGCCAACCCGCTGATCCCGGTCGGCGCTTCCGACGCCGAGGCCTGCGGCCCGGACGGCTGCAGCGTTTAA
- a CDS encoding glycosyltransferase family 4 protein, translated as MRIGLIVGPWFTVPPEKYGGTERVVDALARALVDAGHEVLLAAASDSTCPVPRIPGFGPSQPDELGLTLSELDHVIKAYRGLGGVDIIHDHTLAGPLYAYRPPAIPVVTTIHGQFTAQSAELYRAMERDTSIIAISNDQRSMFPDLNVAAVIHHGLDLSTVSMGDGLGGYACFVGRMCQDKGLMEAVAVAREAGVPLKIAAKMHAQDEQDFFREVVKPALGPQEEFLGELSDPEKYELMGGAVALINPIQWPEPFGLVMIESLATGTPVISTPMGAAPEIVKHGKTGFLGEVRDLAGFLDTAARLSRAECRRSVDEYFSAGRMAAEHLALYSRILQQFSSKGLPDGGYVEENQRQAS; from the coding sequence ATGCGCATTGGACTCATTGTTGGACCATGGTTTACCGTCCCGCCCGAAAAATACGGCGGCACGGAAAGGGTGGTGGACGCCCTCGCCCGCGCGCTGGTTGACGCCGGGCATGAAGTCCTCCTGGCGGCAGCCTCCGACAGCACCTGTCCGGTGCCCCGCATCCCCGGTTTCGGCCCAAGCCAGCCGGATGAACTCGGACTGACCCTCAGCGAGCTGGACCATGTCATCAAGGCCTACCGCGGGCTGGGCGGGGTGGACATCATCCACGACCATACGCTGGCCGGACCCCTCTACGCTTACCGACCTCCTGCCATCCCGGTAGTCACCACCATCCACGGCCAGTTCACCGCCCAGTCGGCGGAGCTCTACCGCGCCATGGAGCGGGACACGTCCATCATCGCCATCTCCAATGACCAACGGTCCATGTTCCCGGACCTCAACGTTGCAGCGGTCATCCACCATGGCTTGGACTTGTCCACTGTGTCCATGGGGGACGGGCTAGGCGGTTATGCGTGCTTTGTGGGACGGATGTGCCAGGACAAGGGGCTCATGGAAGCGGTGGCAGTTGCCCGCGAGGCCGGTGTACCGCTGAAAATAGCCGCCAAAATGCACGCCCAAGACGAACAGGACTTCTTCCGGGAGGTCGTGAAGCCTGCCCTGGGCCCGCAGGAGGAGTTCCTGGGTGAACTCTCCGACCCCGAAAAATACGAGCTCATGGGCGGTGCCGTGGCATTGATCAACCCCATCCAATGGCCCGAGCCTTTTGGGTTGGTGATGATCGAGTCACTGGCCACGGGCACTCCCGTGATATCCACCCCGATGGGTGCCGCTCCTGAAATCGTCAAGCACGGCAAGACCGGCTTCCTGGGCGAGGTCCGGGACCTCGCCGGCTTCCTGGATACCGCCGCACGCCTGAGCCGGGCCGAATGCCGGCGCTCGGTGGACGAGTACTTCAGCGCCGGCCGGATGGCTGCCGAGCATCTGGCCCTCTATTCGCGCATCCTTCAACAATTCAGCAGCAAGGGGCTTCCCGACGGCGGCTACGTGGAAGAGAATCAGAGGCAGGCCTCGTAG